A genomic stretch from Dissulfurispira thermophila includes:
- a CDS encoding glycosyltransferase: protein MQDTKKIAVAIPCYNEALTIAKVVSDFRRVLPNASIYVFDNNSNDGSAMLAKEAGAIVYHVRKQGKGNVMRAIFNTISADAVIVVDGDDTYEADDALILLKPVLNNEADMVVGNRLPNATNDSLRKLHQIGNRLIVASINRMFDTNYHDILSGYRVFSRRFIDSVPLLKPGFETETEITLQALENGLEVIEIPISYRSRPAGSQSKLRSFRDGFRIMLTAFVILRDHNPMRLFGFTSLLCFFTVFIAAFLRVMNYLNITELPSQILTGVMLLFLPVGTIAFGIGIILSSINSRFKEIRYLITRNRQNNNV, encoded by the coding sequence ATGCAGGACACAAAAAAAATAGCTGTTGCCATCCCGTGTTATAACGAGGCGTTGACTATTGCCAAAGTTGTAAGTGATTTTAGAAGGGTGCTGCCTAATGCTTCTATTTATGTTTTTGATAATAATTCTAATGACGGAAGTGCAATGCTTGCAAAAGAGGCTGGTGCGATAGTGTATCATGTCCGAAAGCAGGGTAAGGGCAATGTTATGCGTGCAATCTTCAATACGATTTCAGCAGATGCAGTAATTGTTGTAGATGGAGATGATACTTATGAAGCAGATGATGCTCTGATATTGCTGAAACCTGTGTTGAATAATGAGGCTGACATGGTTGTTGGCAACAGGCTGCCTAATGCTACAAATGATTCACTGCGGAAGCTCCACCAGATTGGAAATCGTCTGATTGTAGCTTCTATTAATCGCATGTTTGATACAAACTACCACGATATTTTATCAGGATACCGCGTGTTCAGCCGTCGCTTCATAGATTCCGTACCTTTGTTAAAACCAGGGTTCGAAACAGAAACAGAAATAACCCTCCAGGCATTAGAAAATGGATTGGAGGTTATAGAAATACCAATTTCATATAGGAGTCGTCCTGCAGGCAGCCAGTCTAAACTAAGAAGTTTTCGTGATGGTTTTCGTATAATGTTAACGGCTTTCGTTATTTTGAGAGATCATAATCCTATGAGACTATTCGGGTTTACCAGCCTTTTGTGCTTTTTTACTGTGTTTATAGCCGCTTTTTTAAGAGTTATGAATTACTTGAATATAACAGAATTACCGTCTCAAATATTGACAGGAGTTATGCTCTTGTTTCTGCCTGTTGGAACAATTGCATTTGGAATTGGTATAATACTTAGCTCTATTAATTCAAGGTTTAAGGAAATCAGATATTTGATTACAAGGAATAGACAAAATAATAATGTCTAA
- a CDS encoding FAD-dependent oxidoreductase, whose amino-acid sequence MGDKKDVVILGAGIGGLAAGYFLSRTGKYKVTILEKEPVIGGLCGSFKHDGFTLDYGAHKIYSVIPGILDEIVNLMGDRLLKLPKRNRLFLNRHLVDYPLRLGNLSQTLGPAMFFRLGMGYAFELFKGALNRNDAGSYEEYIIRRFGRPAYKLVFEPLADKVWGNPSSLHLEMARTRVPSSGGLEVILKLLGIKKETAETSAESFYYPRNGFGDFPNALKEQIERMDGKIITNAKVTEIRKEDEKISSVICSIHGEHRSFPCDLLISSIPIEELGRLVFRDEDSEFNHAVGSLQFRHLILIYIFVNRPLILSDQWIFFPERQFIFSRIFEQKQMNPDLCPPDKTAICCDFTCSEDSWQWQTSNEELTKKCVEGLVEGGFIKAEEVIGHLVKRRKNFYPRYDLQYEDKMQVVINKLKQVENLLLTGRIGMYNYNNADHCMDMGRFISEKLVVGISCHQIIEEMEKHVRDYRIVD is encoded by the coding sequence TTGGGAGATAAAAAAGATGTCGTTATATTAGGGGCTGGGATAGGTGGGTTAGCCGCAGGCTATTTTCTCTCCAGGACAGGCAAATATAAGGTTACTATCCTTGAAAAAGAGCCTGTTATTGGAGGATTGTGCGGCAGTTTTAAACATGATGGATTTACGCTGGATTACGGCGCTCATAAGATTTATTCTGTAATTCCGGGCATCCTTGATGAAATAGTTAATCTCATGGGAGACAGATTGCTCAAGCTTCCTAAGAGAAATCGCTTATTCTTAAATAGGCATCTCGTAGATTACCCGCTGCGGCTTGGCAATTTGTCACAAACGCTTGGTCCTGCCATGTTCTTCAGATTGGGAATGGGATATGCCTTTGAACTTTTCAAAGGGGCTTTGAACAGGAATGATGCCGGTTCATACGAAGAATATATAATAAGACGATTTGGAAGACCTGCTTATAAACTTGTTTTCGAACCACTTGCAGATAAGGTTTGGGGAAATCCTTCATCGCTACATCTTGAAATGGCCCGCACACGAGTCCCCTCATCAGGCGGACTTGAAGTGATTTTAAAATTGCTCGGAATAAAAAAAGAAACGGCTGAAACCAGTGCTGAATCTTTCTATTATCCAAGAAATGGTTTTGGAGATTTTCCTAATGCGCTGAAAGAACAGATAGAAAGAATGGATGGTAAGATTATCACTAATGCGAAAGTTACAGAAATAAGGAAAGAAGATGAGAAAATATCGTCTGTTATTTGCTCTATTCATGGCGAACACCGATCTTTTCCATGCGATTTATTGATATCCTCCATTCCTATTGAAGAACTGGGACGACTTGTTTTTAGAGATGAGGATAGCGAGTTTAATCATGCAGTTGGGAGTTTGCAGTTCAGACATTTGATACTTATTTATATCTTTGTTAACCGTCCCCTAATTCTGAGCGATCAGTGGATATTTTTTCCTGAAAGACAATTTATATTCAGCAGAATTTTTGAACAAAAGCAGATGAACCCTGACCTGTGTCCACCAGATAAAACAGCAATTTGCTGTGATTTTACCTGCTCTGAAGATAGCTGGCAATGGCAGACAAGTAACGAAGAGTTGACAAAGAAATGTGTGGAAGGGCTGGTAGAAGGCGGCTTTATTAAAGCAGAGGAAGTAATTGGCCATCTTGTCAAACGCAGGAAAAACTTTTATCCTCGATATGATTTGCAGTATGAAGATAAGATGCAGGTTGTCATAAATAAATTAAAGCAGGTCGAAAATCTACTTTTAACCGGACGTATCGGCATGTACAATTACAATAATGCAGACCATTGTATGGATATGGGAAGGTTTATAAGTGAAAAGCTTGTAGTCGGAATTTCCTGCCATCAGATAATTGAAGAGATGGAAAAACATGTCAGGGATTACAGGATTGTCGACTGA
- a CDS encoding class I SAM-dependent methyltransferase, which translates to MSNAADKYKSLLEDVACNLCGADNYDVIYLPSYEISQPDKIVQTFRSSGDEILIDQLVRCRKCGLQYLNPRIRQDLILEGYSEGTDETFISQAAARERTFEKHLSIIERLVPNKGRILDVGTAGGSFLGVAKSRGWDATGCEPNRWLAEWGRQRYGIHIHTGTIFDMNLGDASFDVVTLWDVLEHTPNPKSVLLECHRVLKPDGLLIVNYPDIGSSIARLMGRKWVFLLSVHLYYFTVDTIEKMLKLTGFQMINKQKYWQSLELGYIFLRMKPYIAWLSGMGSFLSQALHIQHVPIPYWMGQMMVIARRK; encoded by the coding sequence ATGTCTAATGCTGCCGATAAATATAAATCATTGCTTGAAGATGTTGCTTGCAATCTTTGCGGGGCCGATAACTACGATGTTATATATTTACCTTCATATGAAATTTCCCAACCTGACAAAATAGTACAGACATTCCGCTCCTCTGGTGACGAGATACTCATAGACCAACTTGTACGATGTCGTAAATGCGGATTGCAATACCTAAATCCAAGGATTAGACAGGATTTAATACTGGAGGGGTATAGCGAAGGCACTGATGAAACATTTATTTCTCAGGCGGCAGCGCGTGAGCGAACATTCGAAAAACACCTGAGTATTATCGAACGGCTTGTTCCTAACAAAGGCAGGATTTTGGATGTTGGAACTGCAGGAGGTTCATTTCTTGGAGTTGCCAAAAGCCGGGGCTGGGATGCAACAGGGTGCGAACCAAATCGCTGGCTGGCAGAATGGGGCAGGCAACGATACGGCATACACATTCACACCGGCACCATTTTCGATATGAACCTTGGGGATGCATCATTTGATGTGGTGACACTCTGGGATGTTCTTGAGCATACTCCGAATCCCAAATCCGTATTATTAGAATGTCATCGGGTGTTGAAACCAGACGGCTTGCTTATTGTGAACTATCCTGATATAGGCTCATCGATAGCACGACTGATGGGGCGTAAATGGGTTTTCCTTTTGTCGGTTCATCTCTATTATTTCACAGTTGATACTATTGAAAAGATGTTAAAACTTACGGGATTCCAGATGATAAATAAACAGAAGTACTGGCAGAGTCTTGAATTGGGATATATATTTTTGAGGATGAAACCATATATTGCATGGTTGTCCGGAATGGGGAGTTTTTTATCGCAGGCATTACATATACAACATGTTCCGATTCCGTACTGGATGGGGCAGATGATGGTGATTGCACGACGTAAATAA